A single window of Periophthalmus magnuspinnatus isolate fPerMag1 chromosome 22, fPerMag1.2.pri, whole genome shotgun sequence DNA harbors:
- the rtn1a gene encoding reticulon-1a isoform X2, with the protein MQATADSSKKNGSWSGWKGQAMDLLYWRNVKQSGAVFSSVLLLLFSLTQFSVVSVAAYLALAALSATISFRIYKSVLQAVQKTDEGHPFKAYLEIEMTLSQDQISKYADKILLYTNTCMKELRRLFLVQDLVDSLKFAVLMWLLTYVGALFNGLTLLILGVVSMFTMPVVYEKHQAQIDQYVGLIRTQVNGVVGKIQAKIPGAKRKEE; encoded by the exons ATGCAGGCCACCGCAGACAGCAGCAAGAAAAATGGCTCCTGGAGCGGCTGGAAGGGCCAGG CGATGGACCTGCTTTACTGGAGGAATGTGAAACAATCTGGAGCTGTGTTCAGCAGTGTGCTCCTGCTGCTTTTCTCCCTCACACAGTtcagtgtggtcagtgtggCAGCGTACTTGGCCTTGGCCGCCCTCTCTGCCACCATCAGCTTCAGGATCTACAAGTCTGTGCTCCAGGCCGTGCAGAAGACTGACGAAGGACATCCTTTCAA AGCCTACCTGGAGATTGAAATGACACTGTCCCAGGACCAGATCAGCAAATACGCAGACAAAATCCTGCTGTACACCAACACCTGTATGAAGGAGCTGCGCCGCCTGTTTCTTGTGCAGGACCTGGTCGATTCACTCAAG TTTGCTGTTCTGATGTGGCTCCTCACTTATGTGGGTGCTCTCTTCAATGGCCTCACACTTCTCATTCTTG GAGTGGTTTCCATGTTCACCATGCCTGTAGTCTATGAGAAGCATCAG GCGCAGATTGATCAGTATGTTGGATTGATACGGACACAGGTCAATGGTGTGGTGGGAAA AATCCAAGCAAAGATTCCTGGGGCCAAGAGGAAGGAGGAGTAG
- the rtn1a gene encoding reticulon-1a isoform X3, translating into MGATAMDLLYWRNVKQSGAVFSSVLLLLFSLTQFSVVSVAAYLALAALSATISFRIYKSVLQAVQKTDEGHPFKAYLEIEMTLSQDQISKYADKILLYTNTCMKELRRLFLVQDLVDSLKFAVLMWLLTYVGALFNGLTLLILGVVSMFTMPVVYEKHQAQIDQYVGLIRTQVNGVVGKIQAKIPGAKRKEE; encoded by the exons ATGGGAGCCACAG CGATGGACCTGCTTTACTGGAGGAATGTGAAACAATCTGGAGCTGTGTTCAGCAGTGTGCTCCTGCTGCTTTTCTCCCTCACACAGTtcagtgtggtcagtgtggCAGCGTACTTGGCCTTGGCCGCCCTCTCTGCCACCATCAGCTTCAGGATCTACAAGTCTGTGCTCCAGGCCGTGCAGAAGACTGACGAAGGACATCCTTTCAA AGCCTACCTGGAGATTGAAATGACACTGTCCCAGGACCAGATCAGCAAATACGCAGACAAAATCCTGCTGTACACCAACACCTGTATGAAGGAGCTGCGCCGCCTGTTTCTTGTGCAGGACCTGGTCGATTCACTCAAG TTTGCTGTTCTGATGTGGCTCCTCACTTATGTGGGTGCTCTCTTCAATGGCCTCACACTTCTCATTCTTG GAGTGGTTTCCATGTTCACCATGCCTGTAGTCTATGAGAAGCATCAG GCGCAGATTGATCAGTATGTTGGATTGATACGGACACAGGTCAATGGTGTGGTGGGAAA AATCCAAGCAAAGATTCCTGGGGCCAAGAGGAAGGAGGAGTAG